Part of the Arthrobacter globiformis genome is shown below.
CTGCTTTGTTACATGGCTGCCGCGTTATGGGCCTGCAGGGTTAAAGACAACCGCTACGGCACCAGCAGAACCTTGCCGGTAGTGCGCCGGGCTTCCAGGTCCTCGTGCGCCCGGCCGGCCTCAGCCAGCGGATAGGTGGCACCGATGCGGACATTGAGGCTGCCGTCGGCCGCTGCGCCGAAGATTTCCGTGGAGCGCCACAGCCGTTCCTGCGGGTTGCCGAGGAAGTGCGCGAGCGACGGGCGCGTCAGGGTCAGTGAGCCACCGGCGTTAAGCCGCTGTGGGTCCACGGGCGGGACGGGGCCGGACGCCGCACCGAAGAGCACGAGTGAACCACGGGTGCGCAGGCTGGCCATGGAGTCGTCGAACGTGTCTTTCCCAACGCCGTCGTACACCACGTTCACGCCGGCACCGTGGGTCAGGTCCCGGACGGCGTCGGCGAAGCCGGCATAGCGCAGCACCTCGTCCGCGCCGGCACCGCGGGCCAGGGATTCCTTCTCGTCAGTGGAGACGGTGGTGATGACGCGGGCGCCGCGGGCTTTCAGCAGCTGGATGAGCAGCAGGCCCACCCCGCCGGCGCCTGCGTGGACCAGCACGTTGTGTCCGGGCTCAACGCGGAACGAGGAGTTGATCAGGTAATGCGCCGTCATGCCCTGGAGGGGGAGCGCGGCGGCGGTGTGGTCGTCCACTCCGTCCGGCACGGGCAGGGCCTTCACGGCGTCCAGCACGGTGTACCCGGCGTAGCAAGCGGTTCCCTCAGCCGTGGCTACCCGGCTTCCCACGGGGTAGTCCTCGACGCCCTCGCCGATTTCCTCGACGACGCCGGCCGCTTCCGCGCCCGGGGTGAAGGGGTAGTTCACCTTGTACGTGCCGCTGCGCTGGTAGGTTTCGACGAAGTTGACGCCTGTTGCCGCTACCTTCACCAGCAGTTGCCCGGGACCGGGGACAGGGCGATCGATCTCCGTGAAGTCCAGAACCTCCGGTCCACCCGGCTGCCGGGCGACAATGGCGTGCGTCATGGAATCTCTCCTTTTCCGGGCCGGGACCTCCGGCACCCTTCCTCACCTCATCCTAGGGACCGGGGCGGTGCAGGCGAAGTCGGGCAGCCGGTCAGTAGCGCCGGGAGACCGTAGCCATGGGGCATTCGA
Proteins encoded:
- a CDS encoding quinone oxidoreductase family protein; this encodes MTHAIVARQPGGPEVLDFTEIDRPVPGPGQLLVKVAATGVNFVETYQRSGTYKVNYPFTPGAEAAGVVEEIGEGVEDYPVGSRVATAEGTACYAGYTVLDAVKALPVPDGVDDHTAAALPLQGMTAHYLINSSFRVEPGHNVLVHAGAGGVGLLLIQLLKARGARVITTVSTDEKESLARGAGADEVLRYAGFADAVRDLTHGAGVNVVYDGVGKDTFDDSMASLRTRGSLVLFGAASGPVPPVDPQRLNAGGSLTLTRPSLAHFLGNPQERLWRSTEIFGAAADGSLNVRIGATYPLAEAGRAHEDLEARRTTGKVLLVP